Part of the Schaalia odontolytica genome is shown below.
CGCCTGAAGAAGGTGCTCAAGGAGATCCGCACGCGCGGGGACATCATCTTGTTCATTGACGAGATTCACACGCTCGTTGGCGCGGGCGCCGCGGAGGGGTCGATCGACGCCGCCCAGATGCTCAAGCCGATGCTGGCGCGCGGCGAGCTGCAGACGATCGGTGCGACCACGAACGACGAGTACCGCAAGTACATCGAGAAGGACGCGGCGCTGGAGCGTCGCTTCCAGCCGGTGAAGGTGGACGAGCCCAGCGTCGACGAGACGGTGGAGATCCTGAAGGGCCTGCGCGACCGCTACGAGGCGCACCATCGCGTCATCATCACGGACGCCGCGATCCAGGCGGCCGCGGAGCTGGCCGACCGCTACATCTCGGATCGCTTCCTGCCCGATAAGGCCATCGACCTGGTCGACGAGGCGGGCGCCCGCCTGCGGATCCGCCGCATGACCGCCCCGCCGGAGCTGCGCGAGCTCGACGAGAAGATCGCCGAGGTACGCCGCAACAAGGAGGCGGCCATTGACGACCAGGACTTCGAGAAGGCGGCCTCCCTGCGCGACGAGGAGTCGAAGCTCGCGGAGGAGCGCAAGTCGAAGGAAGAAGCCTGGAAGGGCGGGGAATCCGACGAGATCGCCGAGGTGGGGGATCAGGAGATCGCCGAGGTCCTGGCCATGTCGACGGGTATTCCGGTCGTGCGCCTGACCCAGACGGAGACCGCGAAGCTGCTCAAGATGGAGGATGAGCTGCACAAGCGCGTCATCGGGCAGGACGAGGCCGTCAAGGCCCTTGCCCAGTCGATCCGCCGCACGCGCAGCGGCCTGAAGGATCCGAACCGTCCCGGCGGCTCCTTCATCTTCGCGGGCCCGACGGGCGTGGGTAAGACGGAGCTGGCCAAGGCGCTCGCCGAGTTCCTCTTCGGGGATGAGGACGCTCTGATTCAGCTCGACATGTCGGAGTTCTCCGAGAAGCACACGGCCTCGCGCCTCTTTGGTGCGCCTCCCGGCTACGTCGGCTACGACGAGGGCGGGCAGCTGACGGAGAAGGTGCGCCGCAAGCCGTTCTCGGTTGTTCTTTTCGACGAGGTCGAGAAGGCTCACCCGGACATCTTCAACTCCCTGCTGCAGATCTTGGAGGAAGGCCGCCTGACCGATTCCCAGGGCCGCAAGGTGGACTTTAAGAACACGGTCATCATCATGACGACCAACCTGGGGACCCGCGACATCAATAAGGGTGTTCTCACGGGCTTCCAGACGGCGGATCACTCGACGCACGACTACGGCCGCATGAAGGCGAAGGTCGCGGAGGAGCTCAAGCAGCACTTCCGGCCGGAGTTCCTCAACCGCGTCGATGACACGATCGTGTTCCCGCCGCTGACCAAGCCGGAGATCGCCCGCATCGTGGATTTGATGATCGCGAAGCTGGCCAAGCGCATGGAGGCTCAGGATATGCGACTGCAGCTGACGGACGAGGCGCGCGAGCTCCTCGCGGACGTCGGCTTCGATCCGGTTCTGGGAGCCCGCCCGCTGCGTCGCGCCATTCAGCGAGAGATCGAGGACGCGCTGAGCGAACGCATCCTGTTCGGAGAGCTGCAACCTGGTCAGGTTGTCACGGTTGGCGTGCAGGAAGAGGGAGGCGAGCGCTCCTTCACCTTCAACGGGGAGTGATCTTCTCGCCAGTTGCGCCGGGATGACAAGTGTGTGGTTGGTGGTAAAGCGACCGTCGCTCTGTGAGAGAGCCCCCTCTGGTTGTTAGGTAATCGCCTGTCTGATAGATTCTGATTAACTATTGGATTCGTGTGAACTCGTGCCACACTATGTTTAGGGCACTGCTCATCTATCGAGAGAAGGGTCATGACCTCGCGACCGCGACGACACCTGACTAGCGTGAGGCGACGCCTGCCGTCGGCCATCCTCATGCTGGTCGTCGTTGCACTCTGCATCGCGGGCGTCATCTACCGGGGCGCGGAAGTCACCCAGGTCAACGTCAACGACGGTGGCATCTGGGTGACGAACAAGTCGAAACAGATGGTCGGCCACCTCGACTACGAGGCCCGCATCCTCGACGGTGCGCTGCGCACCGAGGCCACCAACTTCGACGTGGGTCAGGCGGCCGAGACCGTCACCGTCTCCGACCTCAGCTCCCTCACGGTCGCTCCGGTCAACGTCACTCAGGTCGCCCTCGGCGCCCCGACCGCTCTGCCCGCCGGTTCCATTGCGATGCAGGGCGGCGACGTCCTGGGCGTGCTCAACGCCGCCGACGGCACCCTGTGGACGACGTCCGCGTCCTCCCCGAGCCCCTCCAACCTCGCCGAATCAGCGGCTCTAGCCTCGAACATGGGGGCCAGCGCCTTCGTGACCGGCGAGGACGGGTCCGTCTACTCCCTCTCGGCCTCGGGAACGCTCACGACCGTGAAGCATCGCGGCTCGGTTGACGAAACGAAGACGAGTCAGGTCGCCGGGATCTCCGAGGACGCCCGCCTGTCCATGACGGTCGTCGGCGATCAGGTTGTCGCCCTCGATGCGGCGTCCAACACGCTCTACCTCCCGGGGAACAAGACCCTCGACCTCGGCGCCGCCGGTGTCGAGTCCGGCGGCGTCCTGCAGCAGGCCGGACCGAAGGACGACTCGGTCCTGCTGGCCACGGCCACGTCCCTGGTCGCGATCCCGCTGGCGGGTGGGCGCCCCTCGATCACGCCCGCCGCCGAGGGGTCCCCGAGCGGCATCCCGGCGGCCCCCGTGCGCCACGAAGGCTGCGCCTACGGCGCGTGGAGCGGATCGGGGGCGTACGTGCGCTCCTGCAAGGACCCGTCCTCGAACAAGCAGATGGTGGTTGACACGCTCACCTCCGCCCGCGAGGTTGTCTTCCGCACCAACCGCAAGGCCATCGTCCTCAACGATGTCGCCGAGGGGGACGTGTGGCTGCCCGACTCGAACATGGTCCTCATGGACAACTGGGACGAGGTCGAGAACCAGCTCGAAGAGAGCGAAGAAGAGCAGGACAGCCCGGAGCTCACCAACGAGGTGGCCGACCCGCAGCAGCGCGAGGAAAACACCCCGCCCGAGGCCGTCGACGACGAGTTCGGCATCCGCCCGGGGCGCTCCACCGTCCTGCCCGTCCTGGACAACGACTCAGACCTGGACGGGGACGTGCTGACCGCCACCCCGACCTCGCAGCCCGGGTGGGGCTCGGTGGTCGTGGCGCGCAGCGGGCGCGCCCTGCAAATCGAGGACGTCTCGGCGGACCAGAGCGGATCCACGTCCTTCACCTACGACGCGTCGGACGGGCAGGCCTCCGCCTCCGCCCGCGTTCAGGTCACGGTCCATCCCTACGGGCAGAACGAGGCGCCGGTTCAGGTGCGCTCCTCCTCCGTCAAGATCGGGGTGGGCGCGCGGATCCAGTACCAGGCCCTCAGCGACTGGCGTGACCCCGACGGCGACCCGATCTACCTCAAGGACGTGCAGGCTCCCACCGGCCTGAACGTCTCCTTCGTCGAAGACGGCACCGTGACGATCAACGAGGAGGGCAGCTCCGCCGGGCCCAAGACCGTCGTCCTGACGGTGGCGGACGACCAGGGGGCCGAGGCGCGCGGCGAGCTCGTCGTGAACGTCCAGGAGGCGGGAAACCTGCCGCCCTCGGCCAACGGCGACCTCTTCCAGGCCCACCCGGGCGAGACCGTCACCCTCGACCCGCTCAGGAACGACACCGACCCCAACGGCGACCCCCTGTCCCTCGCCGCCGTCTCCGGAGCCCCGTCGGGCGTGACTCTCACCCCGGATCTCGACCGCGGCACCATCGACTTTCGGGCGCAGCAGCCCGGGTCCTACTCCTTCGCCTACACGGTCTCCGACGGGATCGCGACGACGCTGGGCATCATCCGCGTGGAGGTCGTGGCCGCGTCCTCGGTGCGCCCCGTCGCGGAGAACGACACGGCCGTCCTGCCCCAGGGC
Proteins encoded:
- a CDS encoding ATP-dependent Clp protease ATP-binding subunit, translated to MFERFTDRARRVVVLAQDEARGLKHNYIGTEHLLLGLISEGEGVAAKALETMEIKGEAVRASVIEIIGEGEKPVEGHIPFTPRAKRVFELSLREALQLGHNYIGTEHLLLGLLKEGEGVAAQVLTKQGADLAQVRQTVIQMLSGYQRGDEEGRESVGAGVGGTGGPERSNSAILEQFGRNLTQAARENKLDPVIGRRTEMERVMQVLSRRTKNNPVLIGEPGVGKTAVVEGLAQAIVAGDVPETIKDRQIYSLDMGSLVAGSRYRGDFEERLKKVLKEIRTRGDIILFIDEIHTLVGAGAAEGSIDAAQMLKPMLARGELQTIGATTNDEYRKYIEKDAALERRFQPVKVDEPSVDETVEILKGLRDRYEAHHRVIITDAAIQAAAELADRYISDRFLPDKAIDLVDEAGARLRIRRMTAPPELRELDEKIAEVRRNKEAAIDDQDFEKAASLRDEESKLAEERKSKEEAWKGGESDEIAEVGDQEIAEVLAMSTGIPVVRLTQTETAKLLKMEDELHKRVIGQDEAVKALAQSIRRTRSGLKDPNRPGGSFIFAGPTGVGKTELAKALAEFLFGDEDALIQLDMSEFSEKHTASRLFGAPPGYVGYDEGGQLTEKVRRKPFSVVLFDEVEKAHPDIFNSLLQILEEGRLTDSQGRKVDFKNTVIIMTTNLGTRDINKGVLTGFQTADHSTHDYGRMKAKVAEELKQHFRPEFLNRVDDTIVFPPLTKPEIARIVDLMIAKLAKRMEAQDMRLQLTDEARELLADVGFDPVLGARPLRRAIQREIEDALSERILFGELQPGQVVTVGVQEEGGERSFTFNGE